One window from the genome of Leuconostoc suionicum encodes:
- a CDS encoding fucose 4-O-acetylase produces the protein MTKKYLNAFLTVIIALIGVVYLTKVAGDLHAFHGLGKLVSYFSWPLLLVGIARLALLEDRKPGDIFDCYLLVSTILAVIGFFITLQVIPVHTPFQFAMGNWWDAISAGALGNEGNLNTPLGEVWTKYPIGWFLMMTPIAMKFAHYMRQKIANKRLLIASAIVLMIAPQYIGEIIDLPFSLNAALLGTGLLVINDSIIVKSTKMRAIWIVLGSIVTIIAAKISGVYFSYGRAENIFVSVFGLIAAIKLIEFLLDFVTIHVKWNMSKKFFSIRLWFFCLY, from the coding sequence ATGACAAAAAAATATTTAAACGCCTTCTTAACGGTTATCATTGCTTTAATTGGCGTTGTGTATTTAACAAAAGTTGCAGGTGATTTACATGCTTTTCATGGATTAGGTAAGCTGGTGAGCTACTTTTCTTGGCCTTTACTACTGGTTGGTATTGCGCGTTTGGCATTATTGGAAGATCGTAAGCCAGGTGACATCTTTGATTGTTATTTGCTGGTTTCAACCATATTAGCAGTAATTGGATTTTTTATCACATTACAGGTGATTCCTGTGCACACACCATTTCAATTTGCTATGGGAAACTGGTGGGATGCTATCTCTGCTGGTGCACTTGGTAACGAGGGAAATTTGAATACGCCATTAGGGGAAGTCTGGACGAAATACCCAATCGGTTGGTTTTTAATGATGACACCCATTGCGATGAAATTTGCTCATTATATGCGTCAAAAAATTGCCAATAAACGCTTACTCATCGCTTCTGCAATAGTTTTGATGATTGCGCCTCAATATATAGGTGAAATAATTGATTTACCGTTCAGTTTAAACGCTGCATTACTTGGAACAGGGTTGCTCGTTATTAACGATAGTATTATTGTTAAATCCACTAAAATGCGAGCTATTTGGATTGTGCTAGGGAGCATTGTTACCATAATTGCTGCTAAAATCAGTGGTGTGTACTTTAGTTATGGTCGAGCGGAAAATATATTTGTTTCTGTTTTTGGTTTGATTGCTGCAATAAAACTCATTGAATTCTTATTAGATTTTGTGACGATTCATGTAAAATGGAATATGTCTAAAAAATTTTTTTCTATACGACTGTGGTTTTTTTGTTTATACTAA
- a CDS encoding flavodoxin: MKAQVVYATLTGNNEDVADIIIEALENADVTVKKSEISQTEVDELEDVDIAVVVPYTYDQGSLPDEGLDFYDDLADANLEGVVYGVAGSGDTYYLDDYCLAVPKFEKQFSLTNATKGAAGVKINLNPQANDIPTLQKFAQDLIATAKNSK; encoded by the coding sequence ATGAAAGCACAAGTTGTCTATGCAACACTTACTGGAAACAATGAAGATGTAGCAGATATTATTATTGAAGCGCTTGAAAATGCTGATGTTACGGTGAAAAAATCTGAAATTAGTCAAACCGAGGTTGATGAATTAGAAGATGTCGATATTGCCGTGGTTGTTCCCTATACATACGATCAGGGCTCACTACCAGATGAAGGATTAGACTTTTATGATGATCTAGCTGATGCAAATCTCGAGGGTGTTGTATACGGTGTTGCGGGATCAGGAGATACCTACTATTTAGATGATTATTGCTTAGCGGTACCAAAATTCGAAAAACAATTTTCGCTTACCAACGCAACTAAAGGTGCAGCAGGTGTCAAAATTAACTTAAACCCACAAGCAAACGATATCCCGACACTACAAAAATTTGCACAAGATTTAATTGCTACAGCTAAAAATAGCAAATAA
- the hpt gene encoding hypoxanthine phosphoribosyltransferase, producing MRPLITHPAIKGVLATETDIQAQVQRVANELTSKFENNKERPIFIAVLKGGVIFATDLLRKMPLDVDFDFVDVKSYSGAASTGQVKVVHDVSMDLTNRDVVIVDEIIDSGRTMQWLHNYFELKGASSVTTVALADKKEARVVDFEVDYFGLDVPDEFLVGYGMDYNNFFRNLPVIAIVDFDKVDLIK from the coding sequence ATGAGACCTTTGATTACACATCCTGCTATTAAAGGGGTGTTGGCAACAGAAACAGATATTCAGGCTCAAGTTCAGCGTGTGGCTAATGAATTAACATCAAAATTCGAAAATAATAAAGAACGTCCAATTTTTATTGCTGTACTGAAAGGTGGGGTCATTTTCGCTACTGATTTATTACGTAAGATGCCTTTAGATGTTGATTTTGATTTTGTAGACGTTAAAAGCTATTCAGGCGCAGCATCAACTGGCCAAGTCAAAGTGGTTCATGATGTTAGCATGGATTTAACTAATCGAGATGTTGTTATTGTTGATGAGATTATTGATTCAGGAAGAACAATGCAATGGTTGCACAATTATTTTGAATTAAAGGGCGCCTCAAGTGTCACCACAGTGGCGTTGGCTGATAAGAAAGAGGCTAGAGTAGTTGATTTTGAAGTTGATTATTTTGGTTTAGATGTACCAGACGAATTTTTGGTTGGTTATGGTATGGATTATAATAACTTCTTCAGAAATTTGCCGGTAATTGCTATTGTTGACTTTGACAAAGTTGATTTAATAAAATAA
- the fni gene encoding type 2 isopentenyl-diphosphate Delta-isomerase produces the protein MTESAQSHRKDEHLSLGVKLWRQNAMPVIGATYDDVRWLPNTFPEMSVSEVDASTKLFDHHFKWPFYIEAMTGGSALTGRINMELAEVAAESNIAMAVGSQSIALKEPETRESFTIVRKKNPDGFLFANLGADHPISNVRTAIDMIDANAIELHVNAAQELVMAEGDRKFYWLDNLAEIIAKSPVPVIIKEVGFGMSQSTFKQIANLNPAAINVGGANGTNFSIIEQRRNRLSEAVDLDNYGLSTVESLLEAKMANNHLPLIATGGIQSVNHVITSLMLGASLTSSAGFMLTTLMEKGQKSLLEEINAWQVALPRLFTLLGAQNIAELQHKPLIYSPSLQSFIAQQKASQ, from the coding sequence ATGACTGAATCTGCTCAATCTCATCGTAAAGATGAACATCTATCACTTGGTGTCAAACTCTGGCGTCAAAATGCAATGCCTGTCATTGGTGCAACTTATGATGATGTACGTTGGTTACCCAACACTTTTCCCGAAATGAGTGTGTCAGAAGTTGATGCTTCAACCAAATTATTTGATCATCACTTTAAATGGCCATTCTATATTGAAGCCATGACTGGCGGATCAGCTTTAACTGGTCGCATCAATATGGAACTTGCTGAGGTAGCTGCTGAGTCAAATATTGCTATGGCAGTTGGCTCACAATCAATTGCACTAAAAGAACCTGAAACACGTGAATCATTCACAATTGTTCGTAAGAAAAATCCCGATGGCTTTCTATTTGCCAATTTAGGCGCCGATCATCCTATTTCAAATGTGCGTACTGCCATTGATATGATTGACGCTAATGCTATTGAACTTCATGTTAATGCTGCCCAAGAACTTGTCATGGCTGAAGGGGATCGCAAATTTTATTGGCTAGACAATCTTGCTGAAATCATTGCAAAGTCACCTGTTCCGGTGATAATTAAGGAAGTTGGCTTTGGCATGAGTCAGTCAACTTTCAAACAAATTGCTAATTTAAATCCAGCTGCTATCAACGTTGGCGGAGCAAACGGAACAAATTTTTCTATTATTGAACAAAGGCGTAATCGACTTTCTGAAGCTGTCGATTTAGATAATTACGGATTATCAACCGTCGAAAGTTTGCTGGAAGCAAAAATGGCTAACAACCATTTACCCCTAATTGCAACGGGAGGCATTCAAAGTGTGAATCATGTTATAACTAGTCTCATGCTGGGCGCATCTTTAACTTCTAGTGCTGGTTTCATGCTCACAACCCTAATGGAAAAAGGTCAAAAATCATTACTCGAAGAAATTAATGCATGGCAAGTAGCGTTACCACGTCTCTTTACTTTACTTGGTGCCCAAAATATAGCTGAGTTGCAACATAAACCATTAATATACAGCCCTAGCCTACAAAGCTTTATTGCACAACAAAAAGCATCTCAATGA
- a CDS encoding LTA synthase family protein, with translation MKIKYKIFKFLRLNFLFLWLSIVSLYIIQIGVMLTDPTYGTGDWGRSAWTNGIQFVINQTTSAGINVVILMILMWLITLISNRIPVTIIVMAVLTAIVTVAEYQLINVRQEAITEASLQEVTALGNLIGMLDIKLVIAFVVVLIVMAVLLFIIYRRSKWIVFRSIRLRAVLMIISILALVPFFQINSDQNKETFIKLGDDPKVWDSLYDAVSNGGIIALLNSRTTDAMVEPKSYSQDTMKKLVKKYQGEAKSINATRKNTNFKNQTVIYTLSESLTKPSYVPGLTISDNPLKKLNNIMNTTSSGHMVSSGYGGGTAGIEYSTLTGFNITAYKPTITMPYSQLTSSINEKSTVTGQFDKKIVVHPYVGSFYNRRAVYKNMGINYFYTTDSDIPVKYTASVGGGNHASDTSAYKNVLSKISSGNDSQFIQLLTMQNHTPWTFTGRDYNVIEPTDSNADLDTIESYLQGLHYTDNATQAFLDKLNKLKRPVTLVWYGDHWPGIFSFVNTSTDALSAHSTPYFIWQNDAAKKANGTVDVSENYADPSDFTAMVLKMNNMKVDPYWALKTELLEKVPTINNYKRDENGKLSFIDKNGKNIDEKSLTTEQQKLVKDFKLVQYDITTGKNYLLKTKFFQKVK, from the coding sequence ATGAAGATAAAGTATAAAATATTTAAATTTTTACGACTTAATTTTTTGTTCCTGTGGTTATCCATAGTATCACTTTACATTATTCAGATTGGCGTTATGCTGACAGATCCGACCTATGGCACCGGTGATTGGGGACGTAGTGCTTGGACAAATGGCATACAATTTGTCATTAATCAGACGACGTCGGCCGGTATAAATGTCGTGATTCTAATGATATTGATGTGGCTTATTACTCTTATCAGTAACCGAATACCGGTAACAATTATCGTGATGGCTGTCTTAACAGCCATTGTAACGGTTGCTGAATACCAATTGATTAACGTCAGACAAGAAGCGATAACCGAGGCAAGCCTACAAGAAGTGACGGCTCTTGGTAATTTGATAGGGATGTTAGATATCAAATTAGTGATAGCTTTTGTGGTAGTTCTAATTGTTATGGCGGTGTTACTTTTCATTATTTATCGTCGCAGTAAATGGATCGTCTTTAGATCAATTCGCTTGCGTGCAGTATTAATGATTATTTCTATTTTGGCGTTGGTGCCTTTTTTCCAAATAAACTCTGATCAAAACAAAGAAACCTTTATTAAGCTCGGGGATGACCCTAAAGTGTGGGATTCACTTTACGATGCTGTCTCTAATGGCGGGATCATTGCATTGCTAAATTCGCGAACAACAGATGCCATGGTAGAACCGAAGAGTTATAGCCAGGACACAATGAAGAAACTTGTAAAGAAATACCAAGGCGAAGCAAAAAGTATCAATGCAACACGAAAAAATACGAACTTTAAAAACCAAACAGTCATTTATACGCTCAGTGAATCTCTGACAAAACCAAGTTATGTACCGGGATTGACAATTAGTGATAATCCCTTAAAAAAACTCAATAATATTATGAATACTACAAGTTCCGGTCATATGGTTTCCTCAGGTTATGGCGGTGGTACTGCTGGAATTGAATATTCGACCTTGACGGGATTTAATATTACAGCTTATAAGCCAACAATTACGATGCCGTATTCACAATTAACAAGTAGCATTAATGAGAAATCAACGGTCACTGGACAATTTGATAAAAAAATTGTCGTCCATCCATATGTGGGTTCATTTTACAATCGACGTGCTGTGTACAAAAATATGGGTATTAATTACTTCTATACAACTGACAGTGACATACCAGTCAAATATACAGCTTCAGTTGGTGGCGGCAATCATGCTAGCGACACTTCAGCATATAAAAATGTGCTTTCTAAAATTAGTAGTGGTAATGACAGCCAATTCATTCAATTATTAACAATGCAAAATCATACACCTTGGACATTCACCGGACGTGATTACAATGTTATTGAGCCCACTGATTCAAATGCTGATTTGGATACGATAGAATCTTATTTGCAAGGACTTCATTACACGGATAATGCTACACAAGCATTTCTTGATAAATTAAACAAGTTAAAGCGGCCAGTTACACTGGTCTGGTATGGGGATCATTGGCCAGGAATATTTAGCTTCGTGAACACATCTACAGATGCTTTATCGGCGCATTCAACCCCCTATTTTATTTGGCAAAATGATGCAGCCAAGAAAGCCAATGGTACAGTTGATGTTTCAGAAAACTATGCAGACCCATCCGATTTCACTGCAATGGTTCTTAAAATGAACAATATGAAAGTCGATCCGTACTGGGCATTGAAGACCGAATTACTTGAAAAAGTCCCAACAATTAACAACTATAAACGTGATGAGAATGGTAAACTGTCATTTATTGATAAAAACGGAAAAAATATTGATGAAAAATCTTTGACGACAGAACAACAAAAGCTTGTGAAGGATTTTAAACTCGTTCAATATGATATTACGACAGGTAAAAACTATCTACTAAAAACAAAATTTTTCCAGAAGGTGAAATAA
- a CDS encoding mevalonate kinase family protein, whose product MTKILIPGKLFLAGEYAITNPGNTALIVAITTGLTIEITSARDVSTATSNIITDDLTFNINHETPEQTDDWRFVRAAVNLMTHYVHMKKLSPKLQEVNIDIKSNMNHHTGKIGLGSSAAVVVGIVSAFNNHFKFNLTLLTQFKIAALAHLHVQKNGSLGDVAAITYGGVISYQSPDLSQYQTADKNWLQPEIVDVPWKKLNIVPLSWPQDWQILLGATHESADTRKALSSRTLPTSFFKESQYIADVVVQSIIKNDYKQFSKGLKLNQTILQHTLSQKYVTPKLAILLQTLGDTAGKISGAGFGDNGFAIVNGPTDLPEKWLAAEIEPHYVQIAPQNRG is encoded by the coding sequence ATGACTAAAATATTAATCCCTGGTAAACTCTTTTTGGCTGGTGAATATGCAATTACTAATCCTGGTAATACCGCACTAATTGTTGCCATTACTACAGGATTAACAATAGAAATTACTTCAGCACGGGATGTTTCCACTGCTACTTCTAATATCATTACAGATGATCTAACATTCAATATCAACCATGAAACGCCAGAGCAAACTGATGACTGGCGTTTTGTTCGCGCAGCTGTGAATCTGATGACTCACTATGTTCATATGAAAAAATTAAGCCCCAAATTACAAGAAGTAAATATTGATATCAAAAGTAATATGAATCATCATACAGGTAAAATTGGTCTTGGTTCATCTGCGGCCGTGGTTGTAGGCATCGTATCGGCTTTTAATAATCATTTCAAATTCAACCTAACGTTACTGACTCAATTTAAAATTGCTGCGCTCGCACACTTGCACGTGCAAAAAAATGGTTCATTAGGTGATGTTGCAGCAATAACATACGGCGGTGTTATTTCATACCAGAGCCCCGATTTATCTCAATATCAAACAGCAGATAAAAATTGGCTTCAGCCTGAAATTGTTGATGTCCCTTGGAAAAAACTAAACATCGTTCCCCTCAGTTGGCCGCAGGATTGGCAAATCCTCCTAGGTGCCACACATGAAAGCGCCGATACACGTAAGGCACTCTCCTCAAGAACATTGCCAACTTCTTTTTTCAAAGAAAGTCAATATATCGCTGATGTCGTCGTTCAATCGATTATTAAAAATGACTACAAGCAATTTTCAAAAGGTTTAAAATTAAATCAAACCATCTTACAGCACACATTATCCCAGAAATACGTTACACCAAAACTAGCAATTCTACTGCAGACACTTGGCGATACCGCAGGAAAAATCAGTGGTGCTGGATTTGGTGATAATGGGTTTGCGATTGTTAATGGACCTACAGATTTACCAGAAAAGTGGCTTGCAGCTGAAATTGAGCCACATTACGTCCAAATTGCCCCACAGAATCGAGGTTAA
- the purB gene encoding adenylosuccinate lyase, with the protein MLERYSREQLRDIWSLKNQYQTWLDVEIAVDAGWVAEGHIPTKDLEKIRANARFDVDRIAEIELSTRHDVVAFTRNVSESLGDERKWIHYGLTSTDVVDTAQALRLRQANDIIKQDLQNWREAIKKLALQYKDTVMMGRTHGVHAEPTTFGLKMARFYASATRAIERFDRVAAEVETGKLSGAVGTFANVPPRVEEVAMKELGLTPQPIGSQVLPRDLHADYIQTIALIGTQMEELATEIRSLQRSEIHEVEEGFAKGQKGSSAMPHKRNPIGDENITGLARVLRGYAVTALENVTLWHERDISHSSAERIILADATALLDYMLNRHTSILNNLGVFPDTMKKNMDRTYGLIYSQRLLLSLIDAGLSREQAYDTVQPLTARSWDEQMMFRELVDADPTIQSNLTKEQIDDAFDYHYHLRHVDEIFKRVGLA; encoded by the coding sequence ATGCTTGAACGATATTCACGAGAACAACTCCGCGACATTTGGTCGCTAAAAAATCAATATCAGACATGGCTTGATGTTGAAATTGCTGTTGATGCTGGTTGGGTCGCTGAAGGACACATTCCAACTAAAGATTTAGAGAAGATACGTGCAAACGCTAGATTTGACGTTGATCGTATTGCAGAAATCGAATTATCAACACGACATGATGTGGTTGCATTTACGCGTAATGTTTCTGAGTCACTTGGCGACGAACGTAAGTGGATTCACTATGGTTTAACGTCAACTGATGTGGTTGATACAGCTCAAGCATTACGTCTACGTCAGGCAAATGATATTATCAAACAAGACTTACAAAATTGGCGTGAAGCAATTAAAAAATTGGCTCTGCAATATAAAGATACTGTTATGATGGGACGGACACATGGCGTTCATGCTGAACCAACAACATTTGGTTTGAAAATGGCACGCTTCTATGCTTCTGCAACACGTGCTATTGAACGTTTTGATCGTGTTGCCGCTGAAGTTGAAACAGGTAAGCTCTCAGGAGCAGTCGGAACCTTTGCTAACGTGCCACCGCGTGTTGAAGAAGTTGCTATGAAAGAGCTTGGGCTGACACCGCAGCCAATTGGGTCACAAGTGTTACCTCGTGATTTACATGCTGATTATATCCAGACCATTGCTTTAATAGGTACACAGATGGAGGAACTAGCTACTGAAATCCGATCACTACAACGTTCTGAAATACATGAAGTTGAAGAAGGATTTGCTAAGGGGCAAAAGGGATCTTCTGCAATGCCTCATAAGCGTAATCCTATTGGTGATGAGAACATTACTGGCCTTGCCCGCGTATTACGTGGCTATGCGGTAACAGCTTTGGAGAACGTGACCTTGTGGCATGAACGTGATATTTCACATTCATCAGCAGAACGTATTATATTAGCTGACGCAACTGCTTTGCTTGATTACATGTTGAATCGTCATACGAGTATTCTAAATAATTTGGGTGTTTTCCCAGACACAATGAAAAAGAATATGGATCGTACTTATGGCTTGATTTATTCACAACGCCTATTATTAAGCCTAATCGATGCTGGATTATCACGTGAGCAAGCATATGACACTGTGCAACCACTGACGGCTCGTTCATGGGATGAACAAATGATGTTCCGAGAATTGGTTGATGCAGACCCAACTATTCAATCCAATTTGACCAAAGAACAAATTGACGATGCATTTGATTATCATTATCATCTACGTCATGTTGATGAAATTTTTAAGAGGGTAGGTTTAGCATGA
- a CDS encoding GtrA family protein — protein MEKIKLLLTQYQEAILYIVFGGLTMLVNIIAFWLAFQVWHMNSSVSYLFAWFWSIFFAYLTNRTWVFHSTAHDFNTVINEIFQFLVARIATAVIGFVIFYFGVNLLKQDAQIWNVIQNIFVIISNFALSKLVIFKKKA, from the coding sequence ATGGAAAAAATAAAGTTATTGCTGACTCAGTACCAAGAAGCTATTTTGTATATCGTATTTGGCGGCTTAACAATGTTGGTTAACATCATTGCCTTTTGGTTAGCCTTTCAAGTATGGCATATGAATTCTTCTGTATCTTATCTTTTTGCTTGGTTTTGGTCTATCTTTTTTGCTTATCTTACAAACCGAACTTGGGTGTTTCACTCGACAGCCCACGACTTTAATACGGTAATCAATGAGATATTTCAGTTTTTGGTAGCAAGAATTGCTACTGCCGTAATTGGCTTTGTTATTTTTTATTTTGGAGTTAACTTGTTAAAGCAAGATGCTCAAATCTGGAATGTCATACAAAATATTTTTGTAATCATTTCTAACTTTGCGTTAAGTAAATTAGTTATATTTAAAAAGAAGGCTTAA
- a CDS encoding glycosyltransferase family 2 protein, translating into MSQNVSAVIVTFNRLALLKEVIESLQTQDTKLSHIIVVDNNSKSDTQEYLTSLGNQIEYVRLPENIGGAGGFNKGVRYFMEHTTDDFVWLMDDDTVVHPDTLTELLKFADKQDQFGFLSSDVRWTDGHRALMNQPAPMNRLKVIPEDQVEPVQLQNATFVSLLMKREVVKKIGLPITEFFIWGDDIEYTERAGRVAPGYFVPSAKVTHKMAENVGSSLLNDNENRTPRYFYSYRNKRYYAKKRDFYRRNRALLRMWAEYFQIKFSNTERKQEKLDIFKKGFEAGKTFNPIIEFADDLKEK; encoded by the coding sequence ATGTCTCAGAATGTCAGTGCAGTGATTGTCACATTTAACCGTCTTGCTCTTCTAAAAGAAGTAATTGAAAGTTTGCAGACGCAAGATACCAAACTTTCACACATTATTGTGGTTGATAATAATAGTAAGTCAGATACGCAAGAGTATCTAACGTCACTTGGCAACCAAATTGAATATGTACGTTTGCCAGAAAATATTGGTGGTGCCGGTGGTTTTAATAAAGGTGTACGCTACTTTATGGAGCATACAACCGATGATTTTGTTTGGTTGATGGATGACGATACTGTTGTGCATCCAGATACGTTAACTGAGTTATTGAAGTTTGCTGATAAACAAGATCAATTCGGCTTTTTGTCTAGTGATGTTCGTTGGACTGATGGGCATCGTGCGCTAATGAATCAACCAGCACCAATGAATCGTTTGAAAGTAATTCCAGAAGATCAAGTGGAACCTGTGCAACTACAAAATGCAACGTTCGTTTCATTATTAATGAAACGTGAAGTAGTTAAAAAGATTGGGTTGCCTATCACGGAATTCTTTATTTGGGGCGATGATATTGAATATACTGAACGCGCTGGTCGTGTTGCACCTGGATATTTTGTTCCAAGCGCAAAAGTGACCCACAAGATGGCAGAAAATGTGGGTAGTAGTCTACTTAATGATAATGAAAACCGAACACCACGTTACTTTTATTCTTACCGAAATAAAAGATATTATGCAAAAAAACGTGATTTCTATCGTCGTAATCGTGCATTACTACGTATGTGGGCTGAATATTTCCAGATTAAGTTTTCTAATACAGAACGAAAGCAAGAAAAGCTTGATATCTTTAAAAAGGGATTTGAGGCTGGTAAAACATTCAATCCAATAATTGAATTTGCAGATGATTTAAAGGAAAAATGA
- the larD gene encoding D/L-lactic acid transporter LarD, with product MIHQLLAEFMGTALMIVFGVGVHADEVLNRTKYHGSGHLFSITTWGFGIAIVLFIFGEVYINPAMAMAQLILGNIQFEYFLIVSFVEVLGGVFGSIIVYIMYADQFKLSEKDIDPVIVRNIFSTAPAIRNLPRNFFVEMFATFVFLTGILAISAKAGDAPGMVPLAVAFLVWAVGMGLGGTTGFAMNLARDMGPRIAYTIIPWKRRASSDFQYGILVPGIAPFVGAIFAALFSKFYLGL from the coding sequence ATGATACATCAATTGTTGGCTGAATTCATGGGCACTGCGCTCATGATTGTTTTCGGAGTTGGCGTTCACGCTGATGAAGTGTTGAATCGTACAAAATACCACGGTTCAGGTCATCTGTTTTCGATTACAACTTGGGGATTTGGAATAGCAATTGTTTTGTTTATCTTTGGGGAAGTTTATATTAATCCTGCGATGGCGATGGCCCAACTTATTTTAGGGAATATCCAGTTTGAGTATTTCTTAATTGTTAGTTTTGTAGAAGTATTGGGCGGTGTTTTCGGCTCAATTATTGTCTACATTATGTATGCTGATCAATTTAAGTTATCTGAAAAAGATATTGATCCAGTAATCGTTCGTAATATCTTTTCAACAGCGCCAGCAATTCGTAACTTACCACGTAATTTTTTTGTTGAAATGTTTGCGACATTCGTATTTTTGACAGGTATATTAGCTATTTCTGCAAAAGCGGGGGATGCTCCTGGTATGGTTCCGCTAGCTGTGGCTTTCTTAGTTTGGGCTGTTGGTATGGGCTTAGGTGGTACCACTGGATTTGCAATGAACCTGGCTCGAGATATGGGGCCACGTATTGCATATACAATTATTCCCTGGAAAAGACGAGCTTCCAGTGATTTTCAATACGGTATTCTTGTGCCTGGCATAGCGCCATTTGTCGGCGCAATTTTCGCTGCCTTATTTTCAAAGTTTTATTTAGGCCTGTGA
- a CDS encoding formate/nitrite transporter family protein encodes MHTHDEMQVLLVDTVRRKVGYPLRKKVTLGILGGVAISLGFLAAIRAMAPLTALQSPIVSLVGASLFPVGLIMIVFTGQELATGNMFILGYGALNHNLGWLRYFFEVTLITLLNGLGAILLAYIFGHYLGLTKVDIYGKQVAAMAMAKVTPSMPMIFFSAIGANWLVAMGVYLGMVAKDAIGKIVGMWFPVMIFVLIGFNHVIANFFLLPAAYFNGTITLVQMLHNLVPAFLGNTFGGLLLAASLYFTKDKNNA; translated from the coding sequence ATGCACACACACGATGAAATGCAAGTATTGCTAGTTGATACTGTCCGACGAAAAGTTGGCTATCCTCTCAGGAAAAAAGTGACGCTTGGGATACTGGGTGGCGTTGCTATTTCTTTGGGATTTTTAGCAGCAATACGTGCTATGGCACCACTAACTGCTCTCCAATCTCCTATTGTCTCTTTGGTCGGTGCGTCCTTATTTCCGGTCGGACTAATTATGATTGTGTTCACTGGACAAGAACTAGCTACTGGAAATATGTTTATTCTTGGTTACGGCGCTTTAAATCATAATTTGGGTTGGTTGCGTTATTTTTTTGAAGTAACACTGATAACTTTGCTCAATGGACTTGGTGCGATTTTATTAGCCTATATTTTTGGACACTATTTAGGGCTGACCAAGGTGGATATTTATGGCAAACAAGTTGCAGCAATGGCAATGGCTAAAGTAACCCCAAGTATGCCGATGATTTTCTTTTCGGCAATCGGTGCGAATTGGTTGGTGGCGATGGGTGTATACTTAGGTATGGTCGCCAAGGATGCTATTGGGAAAATAGTAGGTATGTGGTTTCCAGTCATGATTTTTGTGTTGATTGGATTCAATCATGTAATTGCTAATTTTTTCTTACTGCCAGCTGCTTATTTTAATGGTACGATTACATTGGTACAAATGTTGCATAATCTTGTACCAGCATTTTTAGGTAACACGTTTGGTGGCTTATTACTCGCTGCTTCACTTTATTTCACAAAGGACAAAAATAATGCTTGA